The following proteins are encoded in a genomic region of Pirellulales bacterium:
- a CDS encoding DUF6569 family protein, which yields MPTAFPQVRVGEPICHDRIVVFPLFSDETKPVDYVLAADAIEAKQIVVEEISEAGSVPNLSVTNDSDHRVLFLEGEQLVGAKQNRILNTSLLVAAKSKTTIPVSCVEQGRWGFKSKHFGSSDSYSPSKIRSALKASVSGSLSRGAGHTSDQGRIWQEVATRHREHDVTSGTAAMEDIFEARKGKLAELQKRFAYVPGATGVAIALGNKLVAVDMFDKPTTCHKVWERLLSGVLLDSLVAEQSTEQVEPKQVEEFVSRIRNAPWLPSPSVGEGEEVRAETDDGVYASALYLADDLVHGSVAVAD from the coding sequence ATGCCTACTGCATTTCCGCAAGTCCGCGTCGGCGAGCCAATCTGCCATGACCGAATAGTTGTCTTCCCGCTGTTCTCAGACGAGACAAAGCCGGTGGATTATGTGCTGGCTGCGGACGCCATCGAAGCAAAACAAATCGTTGTCGAAGAGATCAGCGAGGCGGGTTCCGTTCCGAATCTGTCAGTCACCAATGACTCAGATCATCGTGTGTTATTCCTGGAGGGGGAACAGCTCGTTGGTGCCAAGCAAAACCGAATACTCAACACTTCCTTGCTCGTTGCCGCTAAAAGCAAGACCACGATTCCTGTGTCCTGCGTCGAGCAAGGTCGGTGGGGATTCAAATCGAAGCACTTTGGATCGAGCGACTCTTACTCGCCGTCCAAAATTCGCTCAGCCCTAAAGGCCAGTGTTAGCGGTTCGCTGAGCCGTGGGGCCGGGCACACCTCGGACCAGGGTCGAATATGGCAAGAAGTTGCCACTCGCCACAGAGAACATGACGTCACGTCCGGCACCGCAGCGATGGAGGATATCTTCGAGGCCCGCAAAGGCAAGTTGGCTGAACTGCAAAAGCGCTTTGCCTATGTTCCTGGAGCGACTGGTGTCGCTATCGCCCTGGGTAATAAGCTCGTTGCCGTTGACATGTTCGATAAACCGACAACGTGCCACAAGGTTTGGGAACGCCTTTTATCAGGTGTACTGCTTGATTCTCTGGTCGCTGAACAAAGCACGGAGCAAGTCGAACCAAAGCAGGTCGAGGAATTCGTCAGCAGGATACGTAATGCGCCTTGGCTGCCATCACCGTCGGTGGGTGAAGGCGAGGAGGTACGCGCCGAGACGGACGATGGCGTATATGCGTCCGCACTTTATCTGGCCGACGATTTAGTTCACGGGAGCGTGGCCGTGGCGGATTAA
- a CDS encoding TetR/AcrR family transcriptional regulator yields MRKSKKETAETRERIVGTAATEFRRQGIVATGLSELMGAAGLTHGGFYRHFDSKEQLVTEACAAALASTTETLSGAATGKPRREALRAIVAKYLSTAHRDHPQAGCAFAAIGSELARADKKTRAVATDSFAKLVEMLAACFDDVTPAEAKKRALVAASTMIGALLMSRVVSDAELSKSILRNAENAIRDL; encoded by the coding sequence ATGAGAAAGTCGAAAAAAGAAACTGCCGAGACGCGCGAGCGGATCGTCGGCACCGCTGCCACTGAATTTCGCAGGCAGGGGATCGTGGCAACGGGCCTATCCGAATTGATGGGGGCCGCGGGCCTGACCCATGGTGGTTTCTACCGGCACTTCGACTCGAAGGAACAGCTCGTCACCGAGGCTTGCGCCGCGGCGCTGGCCTCGACCACCGAGACACTTAGTGGCGCCGCGACGGGGAAGCCACGGCGCGAAGCGCTGCGAGCCATCGTCGCAAAATATCTATCGACCGCGCATCGAGATCATCCACAAGCGGGCTGCGCCTTCGCGGCGATCGGCAGCGAGCTGGCCCGGGCCGACAAAAAAACGCGCGCCGTGGCGACGGACAGTTTTGCGAAGCTTGTCGAAATGCTCGCGGCCTGCTTCGACGATGTCACTCCGGCCGAAGCAAAAAAGCGGGCTTTGGTGGCCGCCTCGACAATGATCGGCGCCTTGCTGATGTCGCGTGTTGTGAGTGATGCGGAATTATCAAAATCGATTCTTCGCAACGCGGAAAACGCGATCCGCGATTTGTAG
- a CDS encoding M23 family metallopeptidase: MVSIEGDTTMGGVCAPNPRRRAANLPLILLMLAQVSAISARAEEPKDRSRYVLDYPVADAFFLPVRSYAEDVVETVIETDGVLTQHMPNGGYGLPVVMKGEGQNLLHLGADVAWLRPGEPVFAMANGVVRISEGPDRTKKPKQRDPARSARGASDWGNLIVIEHRLADGSIMTSVYGHLSQKRLVQEGAAVRGGQAIGTVGRAGIENGGYKPHLHFGIREGRRFEEGDKLLSIQFQGESLPIRAVKLGDTEIEITADRELPEKVQLAGQMFEVTTRDGKHFLPATVLHRIQNPNFAIIGYGLSTKGWRDPTEFLREKNAGQPPVR; this comes from the coding sequence GTGGTTTCCATCGAAGGGGATACGACGATGGGCGGAGTGTGCGCGCCAAACCCCCGAAGGCGGGCCGCGAATCTACCGCTGATCCTGCTGATGCTCGCGCAGGTATCTGCGATCTCGGCTCGCGCGGAGGAACCTAAGGATAGAAGTCGTTATGTACTCGACTATCCCGTGGCCGACGCCTTTTTCCTGCCTGTGCGATCTTATGCGGAGGATGTCGTCGAGACGGTGATCGAGACCGACGGCGTGCTGACCCAGCACATGCCCAACGGCGGCTACGGCCTGCCCGTTGTGATGAAGGGCGAAGGCCAGAACCTGCTGCATCTGGGGGCCGACGTGGCGTGGCTTCGCCCGGGAGAGCCGGTGTTTGCCATGGCCAACGGCGTCGTGCGCATCTCGGAAGGTCCCGATCGCACGAAGAAGCCGAAGCAACGGGATCCGGCCCGCAGCGCACGCGGCGCGTCGGACTGGGGCAATCTGATTGTCATCGAGCATCGTCTGGCCGACGGATCGATTATGACCTCGGTCTACGGGCATTTGTCGCAAAAGCGACTCGTCCAAGAGGGGGCCGCCGTTCGCGGCGGGCAGGCAATCGGCACGGTCGGTCGCGCGGGAATAGAAAACGGAGGTTATAAGCCGCATCTGCACTTCGGCATTCGCGAAGGCCGACGTTTCGAGGAGGGAGATAAGCTGCTGTCGATTCAATTCCAAGGCGAAAGCTTGCCCATTCGCGCTGTCAAGTTAGGCGACACAGAAATCGAGATCACCGCGGATCGGGAGCTGCCGGAGAAAGTTCAACTTGCGGGGCAGATGTTCGAAGTTACGACGCGGGACGGCAAGCATTTCTTGCCGGCAACCGTCCTGCACAGAATCCAGAATCCGAATTTCGCGATCATCGGGTACGGGCTTTCGACGAAGGGGTGGCGCGATCCCACGGAATTCCTGCGCGAGAAGAACGCCGGCCAACCGCCGGTACGCTGA
- a CDS encoding tetratricopeptide repeat protein, with the protein MHIRDLCRSLRVGRLLAGLFFLLITSTAQACLWDWDTLQMERRRFPGTLETITGKFVRHSPAYYEWRIQDRTKRMRSPAEDPALADDLSVAYSKLGRNAEAITLLEQALAAHPDRYETLANLGTIYMLAGDLKVGKEYIDRAIVINPDAHFGREKYQSLVAEYFLTKRKSPHPASESTLVIRPKGDFYGFANFVLAKRGFTGRLSDGDDVTYADELKAELAAAQKGVLGMMHFANYDSPLLLEVLGDLLIAWPTYGDDALQLAARAYYRVAQLSSDEGTKVEFHKAAAHMVEGHQDYIRHRKKHADESPWPDTDLQKLSAELDRELAEGKAYFDRIAADERRWIAAGVDVDQAFATKYYDSLEGTIEEAQKQLANERRDERGNPYEEAQRRALLILAGIAAGLVALVWGCVIVRRRL; encoded by the coding sequence GTGCATATCCGCGATTTGTGTCGATCTCTGCGCGTTGGCCGGTTGCTCGCAGGACTTTTCTTTCTTCTCATCACGTCGACGGCGCAGGCGTGTCTTTGGGATTGGGATACGCTGCAGATGGAGCGTCGGCGTTTTCCCGGCACGCTGGAAACGATCACCGGCAAATTCGTCCGGCACAGCCCTGCCTATTACGAATGGCGGATTCAAGACCGCACGAAGCGAATGCGCAGCCCGGCGGAAGATCCGGCATTGGCGGATGATCTTTCGGTAGCGTATTCCAAGCTCGGCCGAAATGCCGAGGCGATTACTCTACTGGAACAGGCTTTGGCAGCGCATCCGGATCGTTACGAGACGCTGGCAAATCTGGGCACGATCTACATGCTGGCCGGCGATCTGAAAGTCGGCAAGGAATACATCGACCGGGCCATCGTCATCAATCCGGATGCCCATTTCGGGCGTGAGAAATATCAGTCATTGGTGGCCGAGTATTTTCTTACTAAAAGAAAGTCGCCCCACCCTGCGTCCGAATCGACTCTCGTTATTCGCCCGAAAGGGGACTTCTACGGCTTTGCCAACTTCGTTCTGGCGAAGCGAGGGTTTACCGGTCGCCTGTCGGATGGTGACGATGTGACATATGCGGACGAGCTCAAAGCAGAGTTAGCGGCCGCACAAAAAGGCGTATTGGGCATGATGCACTTTGCGAACTACGACTCGCCACTACTACTCGAGGTCTTGGGCGACTTATTGATCGCCTGGCCCACGTACGGCGACGACGCCTTGCAGCTGGCCGCGCGCGCTTATTATCGGGTCGCTCAATTGTCGAGCGACGAGGGCACTAAAGTCGAGTTCCACAAAGCCGCGGCGCATATGGTGGAGGGGCATCAGGACTACATCAGACATCGGAAAAAGCACGCGGACGAAAGCCCTTGGCCGGATACCGATCTTCAGAAATTATCCGCCGAGCTTGACCGTGAACTGGCCGAGGGAAAAGCGTACTTCGACCGGATCGCCGCGGACGAGCGGCGCTGGATTGCCGCGGGCGTGGACGTCGATCAAGCTTTTGCCACGAAGTATTACGACTCGCTGGAAGGCACCATTGAGGAAGCCCAGAAGCAATTGGCGAATGAACGGCGTGACGAACGAGGCAATCCCTACGAGGAAGCTCAGCGCCGAGCACTGCTAATCCTCGCCGGGATCGCGGCAGGCTTGGTCGCGCTTGTGTGGGGATGCGTCATCGTTCGTCGCCGTCTGTGA